The following are encoded in a window of Neomicrococcus lactis genomic DNA:
- a CDS encoding sensor histidine kinase, with protein sequence MAIFANIDDYGSANPEDQEWIHLLVGDWQMIADLAFADLVLWYPTEDQSYLAIAHVRPSTTATVFYTDFVGERIRREMRGLVDQAFDAIDVQRASEDHWTTDSAMRVEAIPVTRNGRPIAVITMHMDLGSSRMPSRLELVYRQCAQDLLRMISRGLWPDFATPTGARRGAPRVGDGLVRLNAEGIVEYASPNAVSAYRRLGGVDRLEGRSLAEVTAASMKDRRLVDESLPLVVTGKMPWRTEVESGGVILSLRAIPLRDHDRRYGALVLVRDVSELRRRDLELMSKDATIREIHHRVKNNLQTVAALLRLQSRRMNSEEGKQGLQEAMRRVSAIALVHETLSQGLTQNVVFDELIDRQFRLAAEVATPDRKITTERSGTFGSLSSELATPLSLVIIELVANAVEHGLATEGGTVWLDAQRSLEDGTQFVTVKVSDNGAGLGGVQPNPGLGLQIVRTLVTSDLRGTITWSDREPNGTTVTLKFPVRSVGK encoded by the coding sequence ATGGCCATATTCGCAAATATCGATGACTATGGGTCCGCCAACCCAGAAGACCAGGAATGGATTCATCTTCTGGTGGGGGACTGGCAGATGATTGCCGACCTAGCCTTTGCGGATTTGGTGCTCTGGTATCCAACGGAAGATCAGAGCTACCTGGCCATCGCGCATGTGCGCCCCTCGACGACAGCCACCGTGTTCTACACGGACTTCGTCGGGGAGCGCATCCGGCGCGAAATGCGTGGTCTCGTTGACCAAGCCTTTGACGCCATAGACGTTCAGCGTGCCAGCGAAGATCACTGGACCACCGACTCCGCAATGCGAGTCGAAGCAATTCCCGTGACGCGCAACGGTCGACCCATTGCCGTCATCACCATGCACATGGACTTGGGCAGTTCACGGATGCCGTCTCGTCTTGAGCTGGTGTACCGGCAATGTGCTCAGGACCTGTTGCGCATGATTTCCAGAGGACTGTGGCCAGACTTCGCCACCCCTACTGGTGCGCGTCGCGGCGCTCCACGCGTCGGAGACGGCCTGGTGCGCCTGAACGCCGAAGGCATTGTCGAGTACGCGAGCCCCAACGCTGTCTCGGCGTACCGTCGTCTTGGGGGAGTGGACCGTCTGGAAGGCCGGTCGCTCGCCGAAGTGACGGCGGCGTCCATGAAGGACCGTCGACTCGTCGATGAATCTTTGCCGCTCGTGGTCACGGGAAAAATGCCGTGGCGCACTGAAGTGGAATCCGGCGGCGTCATCCTCTCGCTCCGTGCCATCCCGCTCAGGGATCACGATCGGCGATATGGCGCCCTCGTCTTGGTTCGAGATGTCAGCGAGCTGCGGCGTCGTGATCTTGAATTGATGTCTAAAGACGCAACCATCAGAGAAATCCACCACCGCGTCAAAAATAATCTCCAAACCGTTGCCGCACTCTTGCGGCTTCAATCGCGGCGTATGAACTCTGAAGAAGGCAAGCAGGGACTGCAGGAAGCGATGCGACGCGTTTCGGCCATCGCGCTCGTTCACGAGACCCTCTCCCAGGGACTGACGCAGAACGTGGTTTTCGACGAGCTCATCGATCGTCAATTCCGTCTCGCTGCCGAAGTTGCTACTCCGGACCGGAAGATCACCACGGAACGTTCCGGAACCTTTGGGTCCCTCTCGAGCGAGCTGGCTACGCCGCTTTCCCTTGTCATCATCGAACTGGTGGCAAATGCGGTGGAGCACGGTCTGGCGACCGAAGGCGGCACCGTGTGGCTCGATGCCCAGCGTAGCCTCGAAGACGGCACGCAGTTCGTCACCGTGAAGGTGAGCGATAACGGCGCAGGACTTGGCGGCGTCCAGCCGAATCCGGGACTGGGACTGCAAATTGTCCGCACCCTCGTCACGAGCGATCTTAGAGGCACCATTACGTGGAGTGACAGGGAACCGAACGGGACTACCGTCACGCTGAAGTTCCCGGTGCGCTCGGTTGGCAAGTAA
- a CDS encoding lytic transglycosylase domain-containing protein: protein MSAVTSVKNPARQPLRLAVASGTTVSALVLATVGATGAMADDVLTVKRGDTISHIAAENNVSVSSVLKLNGLSGKDYIFPGQKLVVRGTSSVKPAASSTSSKSPSKATAAKPAKAAPARIYVVERGDTLSHIARHLGVTLKQLLAANNLKVSSVIRPGQKIVAPAGATVPAPSKSTPSKTSPSKSTTTKPSTPAKATSKVYTVVRGDSLDSIARRMNSQVDAIMEASNLSSTFLRVGQRLNVPTISASGGKQLVGGQFLGYSYSSSTVNSANRNKQILLARGVPSKAEMKALIIRTARQMGVEPQLALGHAMQESGLNHASVSPANAIGVMQVIPSSGAWASDLVGRKLDLLKPEDNVVAGIAIIRSLQRTMPSMQHGIGAYYQGAGSVKKNGFYSDTRSYVNKVLKYRAQFF, encoded by the coding sequence ATGTCTGCCGTTACTTCCGTAAAGAACCCGGCGCGCCAGCCCCTGCGCTTGGCCGTTGCCTCGGGAACTACCGTTTCCGCACTCGTCCTAGCAACTGTTGGCGCTACCGGCGCCATGGCCGACGATGTCTTGACCGTCAAGCGTGGCGACACCATCTCTCATATTGCAGCTGAAAATAATGTTTCGGTTTCTTCCGTGTTGAAGCTCAACGGCCTCAGCGGCAAGGACTACATCTTCCCGGGCCAGAAGCTCGTGGTACGCGGCACCTCTTCCGTGAAGCCAGCCGCCTCAAGCACCTCTTCCAAGTCGCCATCTAAGGCAACGGCAGCAAAGCCAGCTAAGGCTGCTCCTGCTCGCATCTATGTTGTGGAGCGTGGCGATACGCTTTCCCACATCGCACGCCACTTGGGCGTTACCCTCAAGCAGCTGCTTGCGGCTAACAATCTCAAGGTATCGTCCGTGATCCGCCCCGGTCAGAAGATTGTTGCTCCTGCCGGTGCAACCGTACCTGCTCCGTCGAAGAGCACGCCTTCTAAGACCTCGCCTTCCAAGAGCACCACCACGAAGCCTTCCACCCCGGCGAAGGCAACGTCCAAGGTTTACACCGTGGTCCGTGGCGATTCCCTGGATTCGATTGCGCGCCGCATGAATAGCCAGGTTGACGCCATCATGGAGGCCAGCAACCTCTCTTCGACCTTCTTGCGTGTCGGTCAGCGTTTGAACGTACCAACCATCAGCGCCTCCGGTGGAAAGCAGCTTGTCGGCGGCCAGTTCTTGGGTTACTCCTACTCAAGCTCCACCGTGAACTCGGCAAACCGCAACAAGCAGATCCTCTTGGCTCGCGGCGTCCCATCCAAGGCAGAGATGAAGGCCCTCATCATCCGCACCGCGCGTCAGATGGGTGTGGAGCCGCAGTTGGCTCTCGGCCACGCGATGCAGGAGTCCGGACTCAATCACGCGTCCGTTTCACCGGCCAATGCCATCGGCGTCATGCAGGTCATTCCATCATCCGGTGCATGGGCTTCGGACTTGGTGGGACGCAAGCTTGATTTGCTGAAGCCAGAGGACAACGTGGTGGCGGGCATCGCCATCATCCGTTCCTTGCAGCGCACCATGCCATCCATGCAGCACGGCATCGGCGCTTACTACCAGGGCGCTGGATCGGTGAAGAAGAACGGTTTCTACTCTGACACCCGGTCCTACGTCAACAAGGTTTTGAAGTACCGCGCGCAGTTCTTCTAA
- a CDS encoding Rv2175c family DNA-binding protein: MQELENLVGEWLPLPDVAELLNLQLRKVHGLLNERQILEARVGENNIRAVPAAFIRDGEIVDSLGGTISVLTDSGFSDVEIIRWLFTPDDSLPGTPMDALLAGRKTEIRRRAQALAW, from the coding sequence GTGCAAGAACTAGAAAATCTCGTCGGCGAATGGCTTCCACTTCCCGACGTTGCAGAACTCCTCAACCTTCAACTACGCAAAGTTCACGGACTTCTGAATGAGCGCCAAATTCTTGAAGCGCGCGTAGGCGAAAACAATATTCGTGCTGTGCCGGCAGCCTTCATCCGCGACGGCGAGATTGTTGATTCCCTCGGTGGAACCATCTCCGTGCTCACGGATTCGGGCTTCAGTGACGTGGAAATCATCCGTTGGTTGTTTACCCCGGATGATTCCTTGCCCGGAACGCCAATGGACGCACTCTTGGCGGGACGCAAGACCGAAATACGACGCCGCGCGCAAGCGTTGGCCTGGTAG
- a CDS encoding polyprenyl synthetase family protein, with product MPDSSPNARYIAALNDHISAFLGQQRATVDAISPHATELMDALIQLATGGKRLRASLAFWGFVGAGGEDDDAAILTLGGSLELFQTAALIHDDLIDASDTRRGNPSVHRRFEAMHSREQWHKDPARFGGSAAILAGDLCLSLSEQLFATISQVPPRTRAIFDEMRLQVMAGQYLDVLEENAGPVWEADAALDRARSILRYKSAKYSAENPVLLGGSLAGANEQLLEGYSRFALPLGEAFQLRDDLLGVFGDPATTGKPSGDDLREGKRTELIAHGVQLSGDADREFIQNRLGASDLTDAEIADMTRILIESGAQEATENSIQQLSTRAFAALEDLDIPERAHTALRGLGEAAVNRNA from the coding sequence GTGCCTGATTCTTCACCCAATGCCCGCTACATTGCCGCCCTCAATGACCACATTTCTGCGTTCTTGGGGCAACAGCGTGCCACCGTCGACGCCATCTCGCCACATGCAACTGAGCTCATGGATGCGCTCATTCAGTTGGCCACGGGCGGTAAGCGGTTGCGCGCTTCCCTGGCTTTCTGGGGATTCGTTGGCGCGGGCGGAGAGGACGACGACGCCGCAATTCTCACCTTGGGTGGTTCGCTCGAGTTGTTCCAGACCGCCGCATTGATTCACGACGATCTCATTGATGCATCTGATACCCGACGCGGAAACCCCAGCGTTCACCGTCGCTTTGAGGCGATGCATTCACGCGAGCAGTGGCACAAGGATCCCGCACGCTTCGGAGGATCAGCAGCAATTTTGGCCGGTGACTTGTGCTTGTCCTTGAGCGAACAGCTCTTTGCCACTATCTCTCAGGTTCCACCGCGCACTCGCGCGATCTTCGATGAGATGCGACTCCAAGTCATGGCCGGACAGTACTTGGATGTGCTCGAGGAAAACGCCGGTCCAGTATGGGAGGCGGACGCCGCGCTTGATCGAGCCCGCTCAATTCTTCGCTACAAATCGGCTAAATACTCCGCAGAGAATCCCGTTCTTTTGGGAGGTTCTTTGGCCGGAGCAAACGAACAACTGCTTGAAGGTTATTCGCGGTTCGCACTTCCGCTCGGCGAAGCATTCCAGCTCCGCGACGACCTCCTGGGCGTCTTTGGCGATCCCGCCACCACGGGCAAGCCGAGCGGTGACGATCTCAGGGAAGGCAAGCGTACTGAGTTAATTGCTCACGGCGTGCAGCTTTCAGGCGATGCAGACCGGGAATTCATTCAGAATCGCTTGGGTGCATCTGATCTCACGGACGCGGAAATCGCGGATATGACGCGAATTCTTATCGAATCGGGGGCTCAAGAAGCCACCGAAAATTCCATTCAACAGCTCTCCACGAGAGCGTTTGCTGCGCTCGAGGACTTGGATATCCCCGAGCGCGCACACACGGCATTGCGCGGCCTCGGTGAAGCCGCGGTCAACCGGAACGCTTAG
- the dinB gene encoding DNA polymerase IV: MTEGNHGNAHRRQSVIMHVDMDAFFVSVEILHDPSLAGRPVIVGHDSMRSVVLSASYDCRAVGVRSAMPVSRAKQLAPHALIVEPKHWLYAEASEQVMALLREITPLVEQVSVDEAFLDVTGSMRRLGRPREIGQRIRDEIQHRLNLPSSVGIGPNKFVAKMASTHAKPNGLLEVPPRDVVAFLQKKPVRALWGVGPKTAETLERVGIKTVEDLAHTPRATLTKLLGSSGAHLHDLSWGIDHRTIQTGREEKSIGAEETFAKDVWDFDFLEAEVLKLSYKVARRLRNASLVARGVTLKLKYADFVTVSRSVTLGSASNSATVFAQAINQLLINERPKMRAVRLIGVRCDHLSDDSGERQFTFERSDSNWPAIDAVADAIAQKFSDAVPLPATLLKSPAKAQSPRLPQDPLT; the protein is encoded by the coding sequence ATGACTGAAGGGAATCACGGGAACGCTCACAGGAGGCAATCCGTGATCATGCACGTGGACATGGATGCGTTCTTCGTGTCCGTGGAAATCCTTCACGACCCGAGCCTTGCGGGGCGCCCCGTCATTGTGGGGCATGATTCCATGCGCTCCGTGGTCCTGTCAGCGTCCTATGACTGCCGCGCGGTGGGAGTGCGTTCCGCTATGCCCGTCTCACGCGCGAAGCAACTGGCCCCGCATGCGCTCATTGTGGAGCCGAAGCATTGGTTATATGCAGAGGCCTCTGAGCAAGTGATGGCACTGCTTCGCGAGATCACCCCACTCGTTGAACAAGTCAGCGTGGATGAAGCATTCCTGGATGTCACGGGTTCCATGCGCCGCCTTGGTAGACCGCGGGAAATTGGTCAGCGAATCAGGGACGAGATTCAGCACCGCCTCAACCTTCCGTCCTCGGTGGGAATTGGACCCAATAAGTTTGTTGCCAAAATGGCGTCCACTCACGCAAAGCCCAATGGTTTGCTCGAAGTGCCGCCGCGGGATGTCGTAGCTTTCTTGCAGAAGAAGCCCGTCCGTGCGCTTTGGGGAGTAGGCCCGAAAACCGCAGAGACCCTCGAGCGTGTGGGAATCAAGACCGTTGAAGACCTTGCCCATACGCCGCGCGCCACCCTCACTAAGCTCTTGGGATCCTCGGGCGCTCATCTTCATGACCTCTCCTGGGGAATTGACCATCGCACCATTCAGACGGGTCGCGAAGAGAAAAGTATTGGTGCTGAAGAGACCTTCGCGAAAGACGTGTGGGATTTCGATTTCCTCGAAGCGGAAGTGCTGAAGCTGTCCTACAAAGTGGCTCGTCGTCTCAGAAACGCGTCACTTGTTGCCCGAGGAGTGACGCTCAAGCTCAAATATGCGGACTTTGTCACCGTTAGTCGGAGCGTCACCCTGGGCTCCGCCTCGAACTCGGCCACCGTTTTCGCTCAAGCGATCAATCAGCTGCTGATCAATGAGCGCCCCAAAATGCGGGCGGTCAGGCTCATTGGGGTGCGCTGCGATCACTTGTCTGATGACAGTGGAGAACGGCAATTCACCTTTGAGAGGTCTGACAGTAATTGGCCGGCCATCGACGCCGTGGCGGATGCGATCGCTCAGAAATTCTCAGACGCCGTTCCTCTACCGGCAACTCTCTTGAAATCACCAGCCAAAGCACAGTCTCCGAGACTTCCACAAGACCCCTTGACATGA
- a CDS encoding DUF3040 domain-containing protein produces MPLSEHEQKLLEQLEKQLNADHEFTSSFESASTTGGFSPRNLVLGAIGAVVSIVILLLGINLQLIIVGVLGFLLMCASVYFAVSKPKNATTVSAVKQPATAGGKVKRQGSFLQDLEKKWDERGRDL; encoded by the coding sequence ATGCCGCTGTCGGAACATGAGCAGAAACTGCTCGAACAGCTCGAGAAGCAGCTAAATGCCGACCACGAGTTCACTTCCTCCTTTGAGTCCGCTTCGACAACTGGCGGATTCTCACCCCGGAACCTAGTACTCGGTGCAATTGGCGCTGTGGTGAGCATTGTGATCTTGCTACTTGGTATCAATCTGCAGTTGATCATTGTTGGCGTGCTGGGCTTCTTGCTCATGTGCGCCTCTGTATATTTCGCAGTATCGAAGCCTAAGAACGCCACCACGGTGTCTGCAGTGAAGCAGCCTGCCACGGCCGGCGGCAAGGTTAAGCGTCAAGGATCCTTCTTGCAGGACCTTGAGAAGAAGTGGGACGAACGAGGTCGCGACCTCTAA
- a CDS encoding IS1249 family transposase: MVDNERLCVLCGGGLKRNGSTSAGATRYRCKSCGASSSERIQRVDVRRRHELSRFLEWLLGNKTQSQVAQGVDPRSFRRSTHWCWNITPAIEVTGEIYPEVQLDGIYLGSWCCLIAIAGEHVIGYQWCDTEKRVAWEQLLTRFPAPDLVVIDGGSGLASALKHCWPETPVQRCLVHIQRNVRVLITMRPRTTAGRELRAISLALTRITSQDQARAWLLALNQWHGKHHQMLNEKTYRSHHRGSLPQSVRPHQRWWFTHDRLRKAYQLLERASQQEVLFTYLKDEHRSRNASSTTNRIEGGINAQLRNLLRNHRGLTPEHAKRAVEWFLYKHSQNPAPAHQLIKKEHYEPVAYTQEIEEHIGPAELGTGLNANEGLWHRKGWAGRAS, translated from the coding sequence GTGGTTGACAACGAGCGTTTATGCGTCCTGTGTGGTGGCGGGCTGAAAAGGAACGGTTCCACGAGTGCTGGAGCTACCAGGTATCGCTGTAAATCGTGTGGCGCGAGTAGTTCTGAACGGATACAACGCGTCGACGTGCGTCGACGCCACGAGCTCTCCCGATTCCTGGAATGGCTGCTGGGAAACAAGACTCAATCCCAAGTCGCTCAGGGCGTGGATCCACGCTCGTTTCGTCGCTCCACACACTGGTGCTGGAACATTACTCCCGCGATCGAGGTCACCGGAGAGATCTATCCGGAAGTCCAGCTCGACGGCATCTATCTCGGTTCCTGGTGTTGCTTGATCGCGATCGCTGGCGAACACGTCATCGGTTATCAATGGTGTGACACGGAAAAACGCGTGGCGTGGGAACAGCTCCTAACTCGTTTCCCCGCACCAGATTTGGTCGTGATTGATGGTGGTTCCGGGCTGGCATCCGCGCTGAAACATTGCTGGCCCGAGACCCCTGTTCAACGCTGCCTGGTGCATATTCAACGCAACGTGCGCGTGCTGATCACGATGCGCCCCCGCACGACCGCGGGCCGCGAACTACGGGCTATTTCCCTTGCCCTGACACGGATCACGAGCCAGGATCAAGCGCGTGCATGGCTACTTGCACTCAACCAGTGGCACGGAAAACATCACCAGATGCTGAACGAGAAAACCTACCGTTCGCACCACCGTGGTTCGCTGCCGCAAAGCGTGAGGCCGCACCAGCGCTGGTGGTTCACACACGACCGGCTACGCAAGGCCTACCAACTCCTCGAGCGCGCCAGCCAACAAGAAGTCCTGTTCACCTATCTCAAAGACGAGCACCGCTCACGGAACGCCTCATCAACAACGAACAGGATCGAAGGAGGCATCAACGCGCAGCTACGCAATCTTCTACGCAACCATCGCGGACTGACCCCTGAGCACGCTAAACGAGCCGTGGAATGGTTCCTCTACAAGCACTCCCAGAACCCAGCACCAGCCCACCAACTCATCAAAAAAGAACACTACGAGCCCGTCGCCTACACGCAAGAAATCGAGGAACACATCGGACCCGCAGAACTCGGAACAGGACTCAACGCAAACGAAGGACTCTGGCACCGAAAAGGATGGGCCGGCCGCGCCTCCTAA
- the mraZ gene encoding division/cell wall cluster transcriptional repressor MraZ, whose product MFLGTYTPRLDEKGRLILPAKYRDELEAGLVLTRGQERCIYVFSASEFERVHEQMRAAPLSSRQARDYIRVFLSGASDEVPDKQGRITIPPALRTYAGLDRDVTVIGAGTRVEIWDSASWDKYLEDQENSFSETDEDVLPGIF is encoded by the coding sequence ATGTTCTTAGGGACGTATACCCCGCGCCTTGACGAGAAAGGGCGGCTCATCCTTCCGGCGAAGTATCGGGACGAGCTTGAAGCTGGACTGGTGCTAACACGAGGGCAAGAACGGTGCATCTACGTGTTTAGCGCTTCCGAGTTTGAGCGAGTACATGAGCAAATGCGCGCAGCGCCTTTGTCTTCACGTCAGGCCCGCGACTACATCCGCGTCTTCCTATCTGGTGCTTCTGACGAAGTTCCAGACAAGCAAGGCCGAATCACTATCCCCCCGGCACTGCGTACTTACGCAGGACTGGACCGCGACGTGACCGTAATTGGGGCGGGCACTCGCGTTGAGATTTGGGATTCGGCTTCGTGGGACAAGTACTTGGAGGATCAGGAGAATTCGTTCTCCGAAACTGACGAGGACGTGCTCCCAGGCATTTTTTAG
- the rsmH gene encoding 16S rRNA (cytosine(1402)-N(4))-methyltransferase RsmH, with the protein MTPKKTADRHFPVLLERCVSLFAESVENARAQKRQPILVDCTLGMGGHSEAMLERYPDAMLIGIDRDTMALSLAGERLKKFEDRTHLVHAVYNEIADVVRDLGLPGVDGVLFDLGVSSLQLDERERGFAYSFDAPLDMRMDRTEGTTAADLVNTLDESELVRILRVYGEEKFAGRIAKSIVTDRATKPFTTTGELVESIRKVVPAGAARTAGHPAKRTFQALRIAVNEELDVLEEAIPASMDVLNVGGRVVVMSYHSLEDKITKKFFAAAAKSSAPAGFPVELEEHKARFKTITRGTEQPTELEIAENPRAASARLRATERTLPRSSS; encoded by the coding sequence TTGACGCCGAAGAAGACTGCTGATCGCCACTTTCCAGTTCTCCTTGAACGCTGCGTCTCACTTTTTGCTGAGTCGGTAGAAAACGCTCGCGCGCAGAAGCGCCAACCAATCCTCGTGGACTGCACGTTGGGAATGGGCGGTCACTCGGAAGCGATGCTTGAGCGCTACCCGGACGCAATGCTCATTGGTATTGATCGCGACACCATGGCGCTTTCCTTGGCGGGGGAGCGGCTCAAGAAGTTCGAAGACCGCACCCACCTTGTCCATGCCGTGTACAACGAGATCGCAGACGTCGTTCGCGACCTCGGATTGCCCGGCGTCGATGGCGTGCTCTTTGACCTCGGCGTTTCCAGCCTTCAGCTTGATGAGCGCGAGCGCGGCTTCGCGTACTCCTTTGACGCTCCTTTGGACATGCGCATGGACCGCACTGAGGGAACTACCGCAGCTGACCTCGTCAACACGCTGGATGAGTCAGAGCTCGTTCGCATTCTGCGTGTCTACGGCGAAGAGAAGTTTGCGGGACGCATCGCTAAGTCCATCGTGACTGATCGGGCAACGAAGCCCTTCACCACTACGGGCGAACTCGTGGAATCCATCCGCAAGGTGGTTCCTGCTGGCGCTGCCCGTACCGCCGGTCACCCGGCGAAGCGCACCTTCCAAGCGCTACGGATCGCTGTCAATGAAGAACTCGATGTTCTCGAGGAAGCCATCCCGGCATCCATGGACGTGCTGAACGTCGGCGGACGCGTGGTGGTCATGAGCTACCACTCGCTCGAAGACAAGATCACCAAGAAGTTCTTCGCAGCTGCCGCCAAGTCTTCCGCCCCCGCCGGCTTCCCTGTGGAGCTTGAGGAACACAAAGCCCGGTTCAAGACCATCACTCGTGGAACTGAACAACCCACCGAACTCGAAATCGCCGAAAACCCTCGCGCGGCATCTGCCCGACTCCGCGCAACCGAGCGCACACTTCCCAGGAGCTCGTCATGA
- a CDS encoding peptidoglycan D,D-transpeptidase FtsI family protein gives MSGHTTSAARKKAANAKWTASGARRLRIGIGIALVMLMLLTGRLFLVQGIDPEGFAQAAVDNRLRTQTIEPVRGSILDDQGRTLASTIVRFDLATDQRHVPESYRRKNQETNQTETITKDQAVSEIAQILGRDVTEIKDIVVGKDGEKKKGYSLLAKGVSADVKNAILNVKLPGLGATAKSERHYPSGSVAGPILGFTNVDGSGVAGIEQSQNSALAGTPGERSYEVGADGVRIPMATNKEVPAKDGQSVKLTINQDIQWAAQEAVMAKQQQFNAQWVSAIVMEVKTGKIRAIADSHSVDPQNPGATDAEFRSSASVTQALEPGSTGKVATYATAIETGVMDPEEALSVPNKVTLNKETINDSLPHATYDMTAAGVFARSYNTGTVMIGDRVPAETRYDYMRKLGIGDALDIGLPGANKGIFLPPEQWDRRQNYTTMFGQGYSLTPLNTASIFQTIGNSGVQIKPQLIESYVDPDGEEHPVEQPEQTRIYSDDTSAKTRRMMETVVTDGTSTKMQIDGYRVGGKSGTGQAAGATGKYDGHTSSFGGMVPIEDPQYLVLVTMYRPQGYWRDWSVGDTFKTIMSATLNHYNVAPDTTQPDPYKVFIGENQKYPW, from the coding sequence ATGTCTGGCCACACAACAAGCGCGGCACGCAAAAAGGCGGCCAACGCAAAGTGGACCGCATCTGGCGCGCGGCGACTCCGTATTGGAATTGGCATCGCGCTTGTCATGCTGATGCTGTTGACGGGTCGGCTCTTCCTGGTTCAGGGCATTGACCCTGAGGGTTTTGCTCAGGCTGCCGTCGATAACCGACTTCGCACACAGACCATCGAGCCTGTCCGAGGCTCCATTTTGGACGATCAAGGCCGAACCTTAGCGTCCACCATTGTGCGTTTTGACTTGGCAACTGATCAGCGTCACGTCCCGGAGTCTTACCGTCGTAAGAACCAAGAGACGAATCAGACGGAGACCATCACCAAGGATCAAGCGGTCTCGGAGATCGCCCAAATCTTGGGGCGTGACGTCACCGAAATCAAGGACATTGTTGTAGGCAAGGATGGCGAGAAAAAGAAGGGCTACTCGCTGCTAGCCAAGGGTGTCAGCGCTGACGTGAAGAACGCCATCCTCAACGTGAAGCTTCCGGGCTTGGGCGCCACCGCTAAGAGCGAGCGTCACTACCCATCGGGTTCCGTTGCTGGACCGATCTTGGGCTTCACGAACGTGGACGGCTCCGGTGTCGCTGGCATTGAACAGTCCCAGAACTCTGCCCTCGCCGGTACGCCTGGCGAGCGTTCATACGAAGTTGGCGCCGATGGCGTCCGTATTCCGATGGCTACAAACAAGGAAGTTCCTGCCAAGGACGGTCAGAGCGTCAAGCTGACGATCAATCAAGACATTCAGTGGGCTGCGCAAGAGGCCGTGATGGCCAAGCAGCAGCAGTTCAACGCCCAGTGGGTGTCCGCGATTGTGATGGAAGTGAAGACCGGAAAGATTCGCGCTATCGCAGACTCACATTCGGTTGATCCACAGAACCCTGGTGCTACGGATGCGGAGTTTCGCTCTTCGGCTTCGGTGACGCAGGCTCTCGAGCCAGGTTCCACGGGCAAGGTTGCCACGTACGCCACGGCCATTGAGACCGGAGTCATGGATCCGGAAGAAGCACTGTCTGTCCCGAACAAGGTCACGCTGAACAAGGAAACCATCAACGACTCCTTGCCTCACGCCACGTATGACATGACGGCAGCAGGCGTCTTTGCTCGTTCGTACAACACGGGCACGGTGATGATTGGCGACCGCGTTCCTGCGGAGACTCGCTATGACTACATGCGCAAGCTTGGCATCGGCGACGCTTTGGACATTGGACTGCCTGGCGCGAATAAGGGCATCTTCCTTCCTCCAGAACAGTGGGATCGCCGCCAGAACTACACCACCATGTTTGGTCAGGGCTACTCGCTGACCCCGCTCAACACGGCCTCGATCTTCCAGACCATCGGTAACAGCGGTGTGCAGATCAAGCCTCAGCTCATTGAGTCCTACGTGGATCCCGATGGCGAAGAACATCCAGTGGAGCAGCCTGAGCAGACACGAATCTACTCGGATGACACCTCCGCGAAGACGCGCCGCATGATGGAAACCGTGGTTACGGACGGCACGAGCACCAAGATGCAGATCGATGGCTACCGCGTAGGCGGCAAGTCGGGTACCGGTCAGGCCGCTGGCGCCACCGGTAAGTACGATGGTCACACGAGCTCCTTCGGCGGCATGGTTCCTATCGAAGACCCTCAGTACTTGGTCCTCGTCACGATGTACCGTCCGCAAGGATACTGGCGCGACTGGTCCGTGGGCGATACCTTCAAGACCATCATGAGTGCCACACTTAACCACTACAACGTGGCCCCAGATACCACTCAGCCTGACCCTTACAAGGTCTTCATCGGAGAGAACCAAAAGTACCCATGGTAG